Proteins encoded by one window of Chrysemys picta bellii isolate R12L10 chromosome 10, ASM1138683v2, whole genome shotgun sequence:
- the LOC101933243 gene encoding relaxin-3 receptor 1-like — protein MFPARGGAAWLDGGPANASGGRPNTSASERPSFRTLQEVAVPARAALALRILIAAVYLGVCALGAVGNLLVLLLLRGRPRRPRSSLDAFVRNLAATDLQFALTLPFWAADTALDFSWPFGGPLCTLVLSATVLNMYASAFFLTALSVARYRSVASALRRPSGRLRPGSVRCLCALLWAAACLATLPAALFSAVRRVAGEPLCLLHFPEGRDWLALYHLQKILLAFVLPLATLSLCYLLLLHRLGSARPRGSRVTRAVTIAVLAFFLCWLPNQALTLWGVLVKLGALPWDRAYYLVHAYLFPVTVCLAHANSGLNPLLYCLLRPEFRQRLRELCWGRGRMGARARSLGTG, from the coding sequence ATGTTCCCCGCCCGCGGCGGGGCGGCCTGGCTGGACGGGGGCCCCGCCAACGCGTCCGGGGGGCGCCCGAACACCTCGGCCTCGGAGCGGCCGAGCTTCCGCACCCTGCAGGAGGTGGCGGTGCCGGCCCGCGCCGCCCTGGCGCTGCGGATCCTGATCGCCGCCGTCTACCTGGGCGTGTGCGCCCTGGGCGCGGTGGGCAACCTGctggtgttgctgctgctgcggggGCGGCCGCGGCGCCCCCGCTCCAGCCTCGACGCCTTCGTGCGCAACCTGGCGGCCACCGACCTGCAGTTCGCGCTGACCCTGCCCTTCTGGGCCGCCGACACGGCGCTGGACTTCAGCTGGCCCTTCGGGGGCCCGCTCTGCACCCTGGTGCTCTCCGCCACCGTGCTCAACATGTACGCCAGCGCCTTCTTCCTCACCGCCCTCAGCGTGGCCCGCTACCGCTCCGTGGCCTCGGCCCTGCGGCGCCCCAGCGGCCGCCTGCGCCccggctccgtgcgctgcctctGCGCGCTCCTCTGGGCCGCCGCCTGCCTGGCCACCCTGCCCGCCGCCCTCTTCTCCGCCGTGCGCCGCGTGGCCGGCGAGCCGCTCTGCCTGCTGCACTTCCCCGAGGGCCGGGACTGGCTGGCCCTCTACCACCTGCAGAAGATCCTGCTGGCCTTCGTGCTGCCCCTGGCCACCCTGAGCCTCTgctacctgctgctgctgcaccgtctgggcagcgcccggccccggGGCTCCCGGGTCACCCGCGCCGTCACCATCGCGGTGCTGGCCTTCTTCCTCTGCTGGCTGCCCAACCAGGCCCTCACCCTCTGGGGCGTGCTGGTGAAGCTGGGCGCCCTGCCCTGGGACAGAGCCTACTACCTGGTGCACGCCTACCTCTTCCCCGTCACCGTGTGCCTGGCGCACGCCAACAGcggcctcaaccccctgctctactGCCTGCTGCGCCCCGAGTTCCGCCAGCGGCTCCGGGAGCTGTGCTGGGGCCGCGGGAGGATGGGAGCCAGGGCGCGGAGCCTTGGCACCGGGTGA